A genomic window from Ursus arctos isolate Adak ecotype North America unplaced genomic scaffold, UrsArc2.0 scaffold_25, whole genome shotgun sequence includes:
- the GPX2 gene encoding glutathione peroxidase 2 — MAYIAKSFYDLSAISLDGEKVDFNTFRGRAVLIENVASLUGTTTRDFTQLNELQCRFPRRLVVLGFPCNQFGHQENCQNEEILNSLKYVRPGGGFQPTFTLVQKCEVNGQNEHPVFAYLKDKLPYPYDDPFSLMTDPKFVIWSPVRRSDVAWNFEKFLIGPEGEPFRRYSRTFPTINIEPDIKRLLKVAI; from the exons ATGGCTTACATAGCCAAGTCCTTCTACGACCTCAGTGCCATCAGCCTGGACGGGGAGAAGGTAGATTTCAATACGTTCCGAGGCAGGGCCGTGCTGATTGAGAACGTGGCCTCGCTCTGAGGCACGACCACCCGGGACTTCACCCAGCTCAACGAGCTGCAATGCCGTTTTCCCAGGCGCCTGGTGGTTCTTGGCTTCCCTTGCAACCAATTTGGACATCAG GAGAACTGTCAGAATGAGGAGATCCTGAACAGTCTCAAGTATGTCCGCCCCGGGGGTGGATTCCAGCCTACCTTTACCCTTGTCCAAAAGTGTGAGGTGAACGGTCAGAACGAGCATCCTGTCTTCGCCTACCTGAAAGACAAGCTCCCCTACCCTTATGATGACCCGTTTTCCCTCATGACCGATCCCAAGTTCGTCATTTGGAGCCCGGTGCGCCGCTCCGATGTGGCCTGGAACTTTGAGAAGTTCCTTATTGGGCCGGAGGGGGAGCCCTTCCGCCGCTACAGCCGCACCTTCCCTACCATCAACATCGAGCCTGACATCAAGCGCCTCCTCAAAGTTGCCATATAG
- the CHURC1 gene encoding protein Churchill — protein sequence MRQPSLCSREVSSSRKRWRTVFVNGVGMCGGCVEKEYPNRGNICLENGSFLLNFTGCAVCSKRDFMLITNKSLKEEDGEEIVTYDHLCKNCHHVIARHEYTFSIMDEFQEYTMLCLLCGKAEDTISILPDDPRQMTLLF from the exons ATGCGGCAACCTTCCCTTTGCTCTCGCGAGGTTTCGTCTTCCCGGAAGCGCTGGAGGACCGTCTTCGTGAACGGCGTCGGGATGTGTGGGGGCTGTGTGGAGAAGGAGTATCCCAACCGG ggtAACATCTGCCTGGAGAATGGATCTTTCTTGCTGAACTTTACAGGCTGTGCAGTGTGCAGTAAGCGGGATTTTATGCTGATCACAAACAAATCTTTgaaagaggaagatggagaagaaatAGTTACCTATGATC ATCTGTGTAAGAATTGTCATCACGTAATAGCCCGGCACGAGTACACATTCAGTATCATGGATGAATTTCAG GAGTACACCATGCTGTGTCTGTTATGTGGCAAAGCTGAAGATACTATCAGTATTCTCCCTGATGACCCTCGACAAATGACTCTGTTATTCTAA